One genomic window of Luteitalea pratensis includes the following:
- a CDS encoding HAD family hydrolase: MIDAVLFDLGNVLIRWDPRNHYQDRFASAEAMERFLAEITPGTWNHEMDLGKPFAQAIAERSALHPEHGTLLAEWKSQWERMLGGAIDESVTLLAELREAGYRVAALTNWSAETFPVARERFPFLDWFEDIVISGVEGIAKPDPEMFTLALARTGFVADRTVFIDDNLPNIEGARHAGLHTIHFVSPPQCREALRVLGVRV, translated from the coding sequence ATGATCGACGCTGTGCTTTTCGATCTCGGCAACGTGCTGATCCGCTGGGATCCCCGCAATCACTACCAGGATCGGTTCGCGAGCGCCGAGGCGATGGAGCGTTTCCTCGCCGAGATCACGCCGGGTACCTGGAACCATGAGATGGATCTCGGCAAGCCGTTCGCACAGGCGATCGCCGAGCGCTCGGCGCTTCATCCCGAGCACGGGACACTGCTTGCCGAGTGGAAGTCGCAGTGGGAGCGGATGCTTGGCGGCGCCATCGACGAGAGCGTCACGCTGCTGGCCGAACTGCGCGAGGCCGGCTATCGTGTCGCGGCGCTGACCAACTGGTCGGCGGAGACATTTCCCGTCGCTCGCGAGCGCTTCCCGTTCCTGGACTGGTTCGAGGACATCGTCATCTCCGGCGTCGAGGGCATCGCCAAGCCCGATCCCGAGATGTTCACGCTCGCCCTCGCGCGCACCGGCTTTGTCGCCGATCGCACGGTGTTCATCGACGACAACCTGCCCAACATCGAAGGCGCCCGTCATGCGGGCCTCCACACCATCCACTTCGTGTCGCCGCCGCAGTGCCGGGAGGCCTTGCGCGTCCTCGGCGTCCGCGTCTGA
- a CDS encoding ExbD/TolR family protein: MSAHKHHGAETVQRGETPHASSDMNVTPLIDVLLVLLVIFMAALPMTQKGTDINLPLETKSAEQSSSDTQIVLTMNADRSLSVNNQDVPMADLQARLTEIFETRKEKTMFILGAPTLPYGHIVMAIDAARGAGVDKVGIVTEGMRRGSGGD, from the coding sequence ATGTCTGCCCACAAACACCACGGCGCCGAAACGGTCCAGCGGGGCGAGACCCCGCATGCCAGTTCGGACATGAACGTGACGCCGCTGATCGACGTGCTGCTCGTGCTGCTCGTCATCTTCATGGCGGCGCTGCCGATGACCCAGAAGGGCACGGACATCAATCTGCCGCTCGAGACCAAGAGTGCCGAGCAGTCCAGCTCCGACACGCAGATAGTGCTGACGATGAACGCCGACCGCAGTCTGTCGGTCAACAACCAGGACGTCCCGATGGCCGACCTCCAGGCGCGTCTCACCGAAATCTTCGAGACGCGCAAGGAGAAGACGATGTTCATCCTGGGCGCTCCGACGCTGCCGTACGGCCACATCGTGATGGCCATCGACGCCGCCCGCGGTGCCGGCGTCGACAAGGTCGGCATCGTCACGGAAGGCATGCGTCGCGGTTCTGGCGGCGACTAG
- a CDS encoding ExbD/TolR family protein has translation MSMNLGGGKGAIKADINVTPLVDIMLVLLIIMMLIAPLLQKGVNVRLPLADNTTEKPSTQEQTVVHVDAQKSLYVNNIQVSESEAVDRIKAALEEKAERVVYLKADTDAPYSAIMNMMDKLREVGIENVALITESKKKAEGGGD, from the coding sequence ATGTCAATGAACTTGGGGGGCGGGAAGGGCGCAATCAAGGCCGACATCAACGTCACCCCCCTTGTCGACATCATGCTGGTGCTGCTCATCATCATGATGCTCATCGCGCCCCTGCTGCAGAAGGGCGTGAACGTCCGGCTGCCGCTCGCCGACAACACCACGGAGAAGCCTTCCACCCAGGAACAGACCGTGGTGCACGTGGACGCGCAGAAGAGCCTCTACGTCAACAACATCCAGGTCTCCGAATCCGAGGCGGTGGACCGCATCAAGGCTGCGCTCGAAGAGAAGGCGGAACGCGTGGTCTACCTCAAGGCCGACACCGACGCCCCCTACTCCGCCATCATGAACATGATGGACAAGCTGCGAGAAGTGGGCATCGAGAACGTCGCGCTGATCACCGAGAGCAAGAAGAAGGCAGAAGGGGGAGGCGACTAG
- a CDS encoding MotA/TolQ/ExbB proton channel family protein, with translation MGDLNLIHMWQQMGFVAKAVAYILFFMSFWSVGVFVERWYTFSQAQKQSKLYAPQVAKHLKEGRLKDAIALSQSKNFRYSHLAKVVLAGLQEYQFQSESGQQLTRDDLLDTVRRAIQRATALTGNDLKKGVSSLATIGSTAPFVGLLGTVVGVISAFQGIAATGSGGIGSVSAGISEALVETALGLVVAIPAVWFYNYLTGRLEYFNVEMDNSSSEMVDYFVKKSN, from the coding sequence ATGGGTGATCTGAATCTGATTCACATGTGGCAGCAGATGGGCTTTGTCGCCAAGGCCGTGGCGTACATCCTCTTCTTCATGTCCTTCTGGTCGGTCGGCGTGTTCGTCGAGCGGTGGTACACCTTCTCGCAGGCGCAAAAGCAGTCGAAGCTGTACGCGCCGCAGGTGGCCAAGCACCTGAAGGAAGGTCGCCTGAAGGACGCGATTGCGCTATCGCAGTCGAAGAACTTCCGTTACAGCCACTTGGCCAAGGTGGTGCTCGCTGGCCTGCAGGAGTACCAGTTCCAGTCCGAGAGCGGCCAGCAGCTCACCCGTGACGACCTGCTCGACACGGTGCGTCGCGCCATCCAGCGCGCCACGGCGCTCACCGGCAACGACCTGAAGAAGGGCGTCTCCTCCCTTGCGACGATCGGTTCGACGGCCCCCTTCGTGGGTCTGCTCGGCACGGTGGTCGGCGTCATCTCGGCGTTCCAGGGCATCGCCGCGACGGGCTCGGGCGGTATCGGCTCGGTGTCGGCCGGTATTTCGGAAGCGCTCGTCGAGACCGCGCTCGGTCTCGTCGTCGCCATCCCGGCGGTGTGGTTCTACAACTACCTGACCGGCCGTCTCGAGTACTTCAACGTCGAGATGGACAACAGTTCGTCGGAGATGGTCGACTACTTCGTCAAGAAGAGCAACTAG
- a CDS encoding energy transducer TonB, whose amino-acid sequence MPKDMFGDVVEPSIKVGSQKWYTVPVSIILHLLVVGSVIIIPLMAMDALPEVTGSMSAFVGAPPPPPPPPPPPPPPPAAAAPTPTPTPTANPNAAPIEPPKEIKPEAPAPPAANIGVGVPGGVEGGIPGGALGGVVGGLPSAPPPPPPAPTQPVRVGGNIAPPKKTRDVKPVYPQIAQSARVAGVVIIEATIGPNGKVQNARVLRSIPLLDQAALDAVKQWEYTPTLLNGVPVPVIMTVTVNFTLQ is encoded by the coding sequence GTGCCGAAAGACATGTTCGGGGATGTGGTCGAGCCGTCCATCAAGGTCGGGTCGCAGAAGTGGTACACGGTCCCCGTCTCGATCATCCTCCACTTGCTGGTCGTGGGATCGGTGATCATTATCCCGCTGATGGCGATGGATGCGCTGCCCGAGGTAACGGGGAGCATGTCGGCATTCGTGGGTGCGCCGCCGCCGCCGCCGCCGCCACCCCCGCCGCCGCCGCCGCCCCCTGCTGCTGCTGCGCCGACGCCGACGCCGACGCCGACGGCCAACCCGAACGCCGCACCGATCGAGCCCCCTAAGGAGATCAAGCCCGAGGCTCCCGCGCCGCCCGCCGCCAACATCGGCGTTGGCGTGCCCGGTGGTGTCGAGGGTGGCATTCCCGGTGGCGCGCTGGGTGGTGTCGTGGGTGGTCTGCCGTCCGCGCCGCCGCCGCCGCCGCCGGCGCCGACCCAGCCGGTCCGTGTCGGAGGCAACATCGCCCCGCCGAAGAAGACCCGCGACGTGAAGCCGGTCTACCCGCAGATTGCGCAGTCGGCCCGAGTGGCCGGCGTCGTGATCATCGAGGCGACGATCGGACCGAACGGCAAGGTGCAGAACGCGCGCGTGCTCCGCAGCATCCCGTTGCTTGACCAGGCCGCCCTCGATGCCGTGAAGCAGTGGGAGTACACCCCCACGTTGCTCAACGGCGTGCCGGTGCCGGTCATCATGACCGTCACGGTGAACTTCACGTTGCAGTAG
- a CDS encoding DUF502 domain-containing protein, translated as MWNYLRRRFVAGFFVTVPLALSLAALIWIFGFADALTSPLVERAFGRRIPGLGIAVTAAGILVVGVFAANVLGRRLLQRADHYLLLVPLFRSIYAPVKQLVWAFNPQNASGFKRVVLVDEPQRGMVLGFLTRELTVPDATGVPEPWVAVYVPTNHLYLGDVLLYRQERVRYPDLTVEEGLRIFLTGGMALPESLTTAAGAPGDRRAASVAERTSPR; from the coding sequence ATGTGGAACTACCTGCGGCGTCGCTTCGTGGCCGGGTTCTTCGTCACGGTGCCGCTCGCGCTGAGCCTGGCCGCCCTCATCTGGATCTTCGGCTTTGCCGATGCGCTGACCTCGCCGCTGGTGGAGCGCGCGTTCGGGCGTCGGATCCCCGGGCTGGGCATCGCGGTGACCGCGGCGGGGATTCTCGTCGTGGGGGTCTTCGCGGCCAACGTGCTGGGCAGGCGACTGCTGCAGCGCGCCGATCATTACCTGCTGCTCGTGCCCCTGTTCCGGTCGATCTACGCGCCGGTGAAGCAGCTGGTGTGGGCGTTCAATCCGCAGAACGCATCCGGGTTCAAGCGAGTCGTGCTGGTGGACGAGCCGCAGCGGGGCATGGTGCTCGGCTTTCTCACGCGCGAACTCACGGTGCCCGATGCGACCGGCGTGCCAGAGCCCTGGGTCGCCGTCTACGTGCCGACCAACCACCTCTACCTCGGTGATGTCCTGCTCTACAGGCAGGAACGTGTGCGCTACCCCGACCTGACGGTCGAGGAAGGCCTGCGGATCTTCCTGACCGGAGGCATGGCCCTGCCGGAGTCGCTGACGACGGCAGCGGGCGCGCCAGGCGATCGTCGAGCGGCATCAGTTGCGGAACGCACCAGCCCGCGCTAG
- the secF gene encoding protein translocase subunit SecF yields MNLFSNTNYNFTKWRWHALAFSALIVLLGLVQIARHGLPLGIDFSGGTIVVLKFQQPTSEEAVRKALDVLPGEKVVQQYGAAQAHEVLVRLPQGPEVEQGTSLEQGARQVTEAVRKANIGQFETISTEIVGPVIGKDLQRKGIYATLASIFGITMYIAFRFRLSFAVGAIAATLHDVVVTLAVLTFFGYELSLNIIAAILTITGYSVNDTIVIFDRVRENFRTMRGSSLEHQVNTAVNQTLSRTIITAGTTFLSVLALYIFGGEVLEGFAFTMLVGIISGTYSTVFIASAIAIALSKNEANTPAAPAAPARTAADRQRRRERRNA; encoded by the coding sequence ATGAACCTGTTCTCGAACACCAATTACAACTTCACCAAGTGGCGCTGGCACGCGCTGGCGTTCTCGGCGCTGATCGTGCTGCTCGGGCTCGTGCAGATCGCGCGCCACGGCCTGCCGCTCGGTATCGACTTCTCCGGCGGCACCATCGTCGTGCTGAAGTTCCAGCAACCGACCTCGGAGGAGGCGGTGCGCAAGGCGCTCGACGTGCTGCCGGGCGAGAAGGTCGTGCAGCAGTACGGCGCCGCCCAGGCCCACGAGGTGCTCGTGCGCCTGCCGCAGGGACCGGAAGTCGAGCAGGGCACCAGCCTGGAGCAGGGTGCGCGGCAGGTGACCGAAGCGGTGCGCAAGGCCAACATCGGCCAGTTCGAGACGATCAGCACCGAGATCGTCGGCCCGGTGATTGGCAAGGACCTGCAGCGCAAGGGCATCTACGCGACCCTGGCGAGCATCTTTGGCATCACGATGTACATCGCGTTCCGGTTCCGGCTGTCGTTTGCCGTCGGTGCCATCGCCGCGACGTTGCACGACGTGGTCGTCACCCTCGCGGTGCTCACGTTCTTCGGCTACGAACTCTCGCTGAACATCATCGCCGCGATCCTGACGATCACCGGCTACTCGGTCAACGACACGATCGTCATCTTCGATCGTGTGCGCGAGAACTTCCGCACGATGCGCGGCTCCTCGCTCGAGCACCAGGTCAACACCGCGGTCAACCAGACCCTGAGCCGGACGATCATCACCGCCGGCACGACGTTCCTGTCGGTGCTCGCGTTGTACATCTTCGGCGGGGAAGTGCTCGAAGGGTTTGCCTTCACGATGCTCGTCGGCATCATCAGCGGCACCTACTCGACCGTGTTCATCGCGTCGGCGATTGCCATCGCATTGAGCAAGAACGAGGCGAATACGCCGGCGGCTCCTGCCGCCCCGGCACGCACGGCGGCGGACCGACAGCGCCGCCGCGAGCGGCGCAACGCGTAG
- the secD gene encoding protein translocase subunit SecD, producing MTSNLRWKVIAILVVVALAVVAFYPPKDKVKLGLDLKGGVHLVLRVQTDDALKLETETTAERLRDELSRQSVSVGAIAPQDVRSFRVEGVPADRDADFRRVAGEWVGQVFDRSSAAGGAYTFTLKATQVNRLRQEAVAQALQTIERRVNELGVAEPIVAPHGEGDQILVQMPGVTDVARAKEIIRSTALLELKIVQDGPAPTQEALLAARGGQLPPDLEVVPGAAEAGGTGPVYYLVKRVAGITGRDLRNAKPSLDENNQPAVSFSLNQQGADKFSKLTSENIGKQLAIILDGRIHSAPTIEGRIYDEGRISGSFTQQEVQDLSLTLRSGALPASLTYLEERTVGPSLGADSIRAGVMASVIGLGLVTLFMFGYYKLTGLNALVSVSLNLLILLGFMAYIGAVMTLPGIAGFILTIGMGVDSNVLIFERIKEEIGAGKSARAAVASGFDRVFLTILDTHVASLISAAFLFQFGTGPIRGFATTLFFGLLSNVFTAVFVSRTLFELILSRRPQAAKLSI from the coding sequence ATGACAAGCAACCTTCGCTGGAAAGTGATCGCCATCCTCGTGGTGGTCGCGCTGGCCGTCGTGGCCTTCTACCCACCCAAGGACAAGGTCAAGCTCGGGCTCGACCTCAAGGGTGGCGTTCATCTCGTGCTCCGCGTCCAGACCGACGATGCGCTGAAGCTCGAGACGGAGACGACTGCCGAGCGCCTCCGTGACGAACTGTCGCGGCAGAGCGTATCGGTGGGCGCCATCGCGCCACAGGACGTCCGCTCGTTCCGCGTGGAGGGCGTGCCGGCCGATCGTGACGCCGACTTCCGCCGCGTGGCAGGGGAGTGGGTCGGGCAGGTGTTCGACCGATCGTCTGCGGCCGGCGGGGCCTACACCTTCACGCTGAAGGCCACGCAGGTGAATCGCCTTCGGCAGGAGGCGGTGGCGCAGGCGCTGCAGACCATCGAACGACGCGTCAACGAACTCGGCGTCGCCGAGCCGATCGTCGCGCCGCACGGGGAAGGCGATCAGATCCTGGTGCAGATGCCCGGTGTGACCGACGTGGCGCGTGCCAAGGAAATCATCCGCTCCACGGCGCTGCTCGAACTGAAGATCGTGCAGGACGGCCCGGCGCCGACCCAGGAGGCGCTGCTCGCGGCGCGCGGCGGGCAGTTACCGCCCGACCTCGAGGTCGTACCCGGCGCGGCCGAAGCGGGTGGCACGGGTCCCGTGTATTACCTCGTCAAGCGTGTCGCGGGCATCACCGGCCGTGACCTGCGCAACGCCAAGCCCTCGCTCGACGAGAACAACCAGCCCGCCGTGAGCTTCTCGCTCAACCAGCAAGGTGCCGACAAGTTCAGCAAGCTGACCAGCGAGAACATCGGCAAGCAGCTCGCGATCATCCTCGACGGCCGGATCCACAGCGCGCCGACGATCGAGGGGCGCATCTACGACGAAGGCCGCATCTCGGGGTCGTTCACGCAACAGGAAGTGCAGGACCTCTCGCTCACGCTCCGGTCCGGGGCGCTGCCGGCGAGCCTCACCTACCTGGAGGAGCGCACGGTCGGCCCCTCGCTCGGCGCCGACTCGATTCGCGCCGGCGTGATGGCGTCGGTCATCGGCCTCGGGCTGGTGACGCTGTTCATGTTCGGGTACTACAAGCTCACCGGCTTGAACGCCCTGGTCTCGGTGTCGCTGAACCTGCTGATCCTGCTCGGCTTCATGGCCTACATCGGCGCCGTGATGACGCTGCCGGGCATTGCCGGCTTCATCCTCACGATCGGCATGGGCGTGGACTCGAACGTGCTGATCTTCGAGCGCATCAAGGAGGAGATCGGCGCCGGCAAGTCGGCGCGGGCGGCCGTCGCGTCCGGTTTCGACCGCGTGTTCCTCACCATTCTCGATACCCACGTCGCCTCGCTGATCTCGGCCGCCTTCCTGTTCCAGTTCGGCACCGGTCCGATCCGCGGGTTCGCGACGACGCTGTTCTTCGGGTTGCTGTCCAACGTATTCACTGCGGTGTTCGTGTCGCGGACGCTGTTCGAACTCATCCTCTCGCGTCGCCCGCAGGCCGCGAAGCTGAGCATCTGA
- the yajC gene encoding preprotein translocase subunit YajC, whose protein sequence is MPSSSVLVRSLVALSAPADQNASPWLSLLPFVIILGIFYVMVLMPMKKRQQKVTEFQDSLKVGDKVVTTGGIYGTITRLAERHVQLQIAPQVRIDVARAAVGGIQGQDPVVVPDQGAS, encoded by the coding sequence ATGCCCTCCTCGAGTGTGTTGGTTCGTTCGCTCGTCGCGCTGTCGGCTCCGGCCGATCAAAACGCCAGCCCCTGGCTGTCGTTGCTGCCATTCGTCATCATTCTCGGCATCTTCTACGTCATGGTCCTGATGCCGATGAAGAAGCGGCAGCAGAAGGTGACCGAGTTCCAGGACAGCTTGAAGGTCGGTGACAAGGTCGTCACCACCGGCGGTATCTACGGCACCATCACCCGACTCGCCGAGCGGCACGTGCAGCTCCAGATCGCGCCTCAGGTCCGCATCGACGTGGCCCGTGCTGCCGTTGGCGGCATCCAGGGGCAGGACCCCGTCGTCGTGCCCGACCAGGGCGCCTCGTAA
- the tgt gene encoding tRNA guanosine(34) transglycosylase Tgt, whose translation MPGAFAFTLTGRDGQARTGCLQTPHGLVETPAFMPVGTRGAVRGVTQRTLEEAGAAIVLANTYHLYLRPGDDLIAERGGLHRFIGWPGPILTDSGGYQIFSLGPLVKITEEGARFQSHLDGSRHALTPEKVVDIQAQLGPDIAMVLDECLAAPASEAASAASLDLTLRWARRARDRFLQLQAGPVAGVTVTNPGQAQFGIVQGGIYPHLREKSAAALREIGFESYAIGGLSVGESVETMYEVVGDTTPFLPDDRPRYLMGTGMPDDLVECVARGIDMFDCVLPTRNARNGQVFTPDGPINLRNARFARDDRPIDEQCPCDTCRRHSRAYLRHLFHNKEMNAGTLASVHNLVFYLDTLRRIRQAIGFGLFAQFRQDFHRRFSRTSPSS comes from the coding sequence ATGCCCGGGGCCTTCGCGTTCACGCTGACGGGCCGGGACGGGCAGGCGCGCACCGGTTGCCTGCAGACGCCGCATGGTCTCGTCGAGACCCCGGCGTTCATGCCGGTGGGCACCCGCGGAGCCGTGCGTGGCGTCACCCAACGCACTCTCGAGGAGGCCGGCGCAGCCATCGTCCTCGCCAACACCTATCACCTGTATCTCCGTCCCGGCGACGACCTCATCGCCGAACGGGGCGGACTGCATCGCTTCATCGGCTGGCCCGGGCCAATCCTCACCGACAGCGGCGGCTACCAGATCTTCAGCCTCGGTCCGCTTGTCAAGATCACCGAAGAGGGCGCCCGCTTCCAGTCGCACCTCGACGGCTCGCGGCACGCCCTGACGCCAGAGAAGGTCGTCGACATCCAGGCGCAACTGGGCCCCGACATCGCGATGGTGCTCGATGAGTGTCTCGCTGCGCCGGCCAGCGAAGCCGCCTCGGCCGCCTCCCTCGACCTCACCCTCCGCTGGGCCCGTCGCGCCCGGGACCGGTTCCTGCAACTGCAGGCGGGCCCGGTTGCCGGCGTGACCGTCACCAACCCAGGGCAGGCCCAGTTCGGGATCGTCCAGGGCGGCATCTACCCCCACCTGCGCGAGAAGAGCGCCGCGGCGCTGCGCGAGATCGGATTCGAGTCGTACGCCATCGGCGGCCTCAGCGTCGGCGAGTCCGTGGAGACGATGTACGAAGTCGTGGGGGACACGACGCCCTTCCTACCGGACGACAGGCCACGCTACCTGATGGGCACCGGCATGCCAGACGACCTCGTCGAGTGCGTCGCCCGGGGCATCGACATGTTCGATTGCGTGCTGCCCACCCGCAACGCCCGCAACGGCCAGGTGTTCACCCCCGACGGCCCGATCAACCTGCGCAATGCCCGCTTTGCCCGCGACGACCGGCCGATCGACGAGCAGTGTCCGTGCGACACCTGCCGTCGTCATTCCAGGGCCTACTTGCGGCATCTGTTCCACAACAAGGAGATGAACGCGGGGACGCTCGCAAGCGTCCACAATCTCGTCTTTTACCTTGACACCCTCAGGCGGATCCGACAGGCTATCGGTTTCGGGTTGTTCGCGCAGTTCCGACAGGATTTCCACCGCCGCTTCTCCCGGACATCCCCGAGTTCCTGA
- a CDS encoding D-alanine--D-alanine ligase family protein: MKKLRVGVIYGGRSGEHEVSIASAAAVMANLDRARYEPVPIRIDRDGRWSLADKPPTAASASEVIEQTRAELKALRAGREVHLLPRPSEETILAIDRSHARGDDESRAIVTGVGLDVIVPVLHGPHGEDGTVQGLLELANVPYVGCGVLASAVGMDKALMKRVFGAHGLPQCAYAVVLRRRVLAEPDVVAGELEARLGLPMFVKPANLGSSVGISKARTREELVEALKLAADYDRKVVIEAAVPNAREIEVAVLGNDDPIASVPGEVVPAREFYDYEAKYLDGASRLAIPADVPDEMGERLQALAVDAFRAIDGAGLSRVDFLIDGQRGDVFVNEINTMPGFTTISMYSKLWAATGITYPELVDRLVQLALERHAEKQRLRVSAF; encoded by the coding sequence TTGAAGAAACTGCGGGTGGGCGTCATCTACGGTGGCCGCTCGGGCGAGCACGAAGTCTCGATCGCCTCGGCTGCCGCAGTCATGGCCAACCTCGATCGCGCCCGCTACGAGCCGGTGCCGATCCGCATCGATCGCGATGGGCGCTGGTCGCTGGCCGACAAGCCGCCAACCGCGGCCTCGGCCTCAGAGGTGATCGAGCAGACGCGCGCGGAGTTGAAGGCGCTGCGGGCCGGACGCGAGGTCCACCTGCTGCCCCGTCCGAGCGAAGAGACCATCCTCGCCATCGATCGATCGCATGCGCGGGGTGACGACGAGTCGCGCGCCATCGTGACCGGGGTCGGCCTGGACGTCATCGTGCCGGTGTTGCATGGGCCACACGGTGAGGACGGCACGGTGCAGGGCCTGCTCGAACTCGCCAACGTGCCGTACGTCGGCTGTGGCGTGCTCGCCTCCGCCGTCGGCATGGACAAGGCGCTGATGAAGCGCGTCTTCGGCGCGCACGGCTTGCCGCAGTGTGCCTACGCGGTCGTGCTGCGGCGGCGTGTGCTGGCGGAGCCGGACGTCGTCGCCGGCGAGCTCGAGGCCCGGCTCGGCCTGCCGATGTTCGTCAAGCCCGCCAATCTCGGCTCGAGCGTCGGCATCTCCAAAGCGCGCACGCGCGAGGAGTTGGTCGAGGCCCTCAAACTCGCGGCCGACTACGATCGCAAGGTCGTGATCGAGGCCGCCGTGCCGAACGCGAGGGAGATCGAGGTCGCCGTGCTCGGCAACGACGATCCGATCGCGTCGGTCCCGGGCGAGGTCGTGCCCGCGCGCGAGTTCTACGACTACGAAGCCAAGTATCTCGACGGCGCGAGCCGTCTCGCGATTCCGGCCGACGTGCCCGACGAGATGGGCGAGCGCCTGCAGGCGCTCGCCGTCGACGCCTTCCGCGCGATCGATGGCGCCGGGTTGAGCCGCGTCGACTTCCTGATCGACGGGCAGCGCGGCGACGTGTTCGTCAACGAGATCAACACGATGCCGGGCTTCACCACGATCAGCATGTACAGCAAGCTGTGGGCGGCGACCGGCATCACCTACCCCGAACTCGTCGATCGACTCGTGCAGCTCGCGCTCGAGCGGCACGCCGAGAAGCAGCGGCTGCGCGTCTCGGCTTTCTGA